acaatataaagataaaaaatcagatcactgatattttgaaacattattcTAATGTTCTGAAATATACGCAATCTGCGTTTCAAGGATTTGTCGCTATTGATTTCTCCAGCGCGATCTTCTCCATCTCGTGGTTATGCCGTTTTTGTTCACTCAGATGTTCTTTGAGTGTGGCATCCACGGAAAGAATCGCTCGAGCTGATTGGCGCTGATAATGAACCAGATCACTCAAAttcttgtttgtgttttttaacaGGGATTTCACATTGGtgtgaaatttgttttgttgctcGACTTGCAGCTCTAATAGCCTCGTGGTAGAAGGTCTGGATTTTTTCGGCTGAGAGGGCTGGAAGTGAATGGTATTATTGATACCGTCACACTCGTCGGAAGTAccataatatataaaattttcctGGTCTGCAGCTTGAGGTTCACCCGAAGGCGAACCCAACTGTGTTCCATGAGATGAGGTACCCGGGATTCCTTCCACGGTCGCAAGTAACCCAGTTAGTAGAACTGCCTGCTCCTCCAGCTCGgacaaattgataattttattgggtCCTCCACCTGTCGCCCTCTGCTCCCGTTTGTTGTGAGCGAGTTTTCGCTTTAATCCGGACTTATAGTCCGCCCAAACCTACACAGAAAACCAGGGCAAAAATAAGACTATAAACATATGTTTCGGATTCGTTTTAGTATATACCTTTTTCCATCCACTTCCATCGCGAATAGGCGGTCCCAAACTATTGACTTCTGCCGCCAGATCATCCCAGAAGGGTCCGGAATTTCCTCGGGAGAAACCCTTTGCTATGTCCGGCTCTTGCTCCAGAAGCAGCACAATCCGCTCGAACTGATTTTTagtggttgttttgtttttgtttttttccctgttgaacgttaaaattaatttaaagaaaaaaatgattaaaaattagCTTACATTTTTGCAGTTCACCGCTCATCCGCTGCGGAAATTATTCACTCCTTCATAAACAAAGTGGGTTTGACGTTtggtttgattcgaatgaaagatgttcgaaaacaaaacagtCCGAACGAAAGGTATTCGAATTTGAAAACACCTCGAACGAAACAGGGAATGGAATTtaccaagtcgttcgaaatatttcgaatcgattgaaatacagaatagacaccacggtctttcgcataaccccacaaaaaaaagtctagcgggttcaaatcgcatgatctggatggccaattgacatcaccaaaacgcgaaattatgcgtccctcaaatttcgttcgcaatatggccatgttcgggcGTGTTGTGTgccacgtggcgccgtcctgctgaaatcacatgtcatccgtatccatatcttcaaaaatcttctgtggcaaaaaaaaatcggttaacatgcggccatagcgctcaccattcacagttaccgtctcgccgtcctcattttcacagaaatacggcccgatgactccaccaaaccataatgcgcaccaaacagtgacttttggcggatgcaatggcctctcaacaatcacgtgtggattttctgagccccatatacggaaattttgtgtgttcacatagccaccgagctcgaaatgtgcctcatcgctgaag
The Toxorhynchites rutilus septentrionalis strain SRP chromosome 2, ASM2978413v1, whole genome shotgun sequence genome window above contains:
- the LOC129769581 gene encoding uncharacterized protein LOC129769581, with the translated sequence MEKNKNKTTTKNQFERIVLLLEQEPDIAKGFSRGNSGPFWDDLAAEVNSLGPPIRDGSGWKKVWADYKSGLKRKLAHNKREQRATGGGPNKIINLSELEEQAVLLTGLLATVEGIPGTSSHGTQLGSPSGEPQAADQENFIYYGTSDECDGINNTIHFQPSQPKKSRPSTTRLLELQVEQQNKFHTNVKSLLKNTNKNLSDLVHYQRQSARAILSVDATLKEHLSEQKRHNHEMEKIALEKSIATNP